From a single Nicotiana tabacum cultivar K326 chromosome 8, ASM71507v2, whole genome shotgun sequence genomic region:
- the LOC107810984 gene encoding protein LIFEGUARD 4-like isoform X2 yields MWQTWNTPYRKDDVEGGARPLYPTMLESPELRWGFIRKVYSILSLQLLLTIAVASVVVTVHPIAHFFVSTGAGLALYIVLIITPFITLCPLYYYHQKHPVNYLLLGLFTVALAFAVGLTCAFTSGKVILESVILTTSVVLSLTVYTFWAAKRGHDFNFLGPFLFGALIVLMLFAFIQVCGLLPFLKCCLPSSSFCFLWVGSL; encoded by the exons ATGTGGCAGACGTGGAATACGCCTTACCGGAAAGATGACGTGGAGGGCGGAGCAAGGCCGTTGTATCCGACGATGTTAGAGAGTCCTGAACTCCGTTGGGGTTTTATTCGGAAAGTCTACTCTATTTTGAGTCTTCAACTTCTTCTCACAATTGCAGTTGCCTCTGTAGTTGTCACCGTTCACCCAATTGCACACTTTTTTGTGTCAACAGGGGCAGGATTAGCTCTGTATATTGTTCTTATAATCACTCCCTTCATTA CATTGTGTCCGCTGTATTACTATCACCAGAagcatccggtcaactatttgtTACTTGGGTTATTTACAGTTGCTTTAGCCTTTGCTGTGGGATTAACTTGTGCATTCACCAGTG GCAAGGTAATATTGGAGTCGGTCATATTGACGACATCAGTGGTGCTTAGCCTAACAGTGTACACATTCTGGGCAGCAAAGAGAGGCCATGATTTCAATTTTCTGGGACCATTCTTATTTGGTGCTCTCATTGTTCTCATGTTGTTTGCCTTCATCCAGGTTTGTGGACTTTTGCCATTTCTTAAATGTTGTTTGCCTTCATCCAG TTTCTGTTTCCTTTGGGTAGGATCTCTGTGA
- the LOC107810984 gene encoding protein LIFEGUARD 4-like isoform X1 has product MWQTWNTPYRKDDVEGGARPLYPTMLESPELRWGFIRKVYSILSLQLLLTIAVASVVVTVHPIAHFFVSTGAGLALYIVLIITPFITLCPLYYYHQKHPVNYLLLGLFTVALAFAVGLTCAFTSGKVILESVILTTSVVLSLTVYTFWAAKRGHDFNFLGPFLFGALIVLMLFAFIQFLFPLGRISVMIYGCLASILFCGYIVYDTDNLIKRYTYDEYIWAAVALYLDVINLFLSILTIFRASES; this is encoded by the exons ATGTGGCAGACGTGGAATACGCCTTACCGGAAAGATGACGTGGAGGGCGGAGCAAGGCCGTTGTATCCGACGATGTTAGAGAGTCCTGAACTCCGTTGGGGTTTTATTCGGAAAGTCTACTCTATTTTGAGTCTTCAACTTCTTCTCACAATTGCAGTTGCCTCTGTAGTTGTCACCGTTCACCCAATTGCACACTTTTTTGTGTCAACAGGGGCAGGATTAGCTCTGTATATTGTTCTTATAATCACTCCCTTCATTA CATTGTGTCCGCTGTATTACTATCACCAGAagcatccggtcaactatttgtTACTTGGGTTATTTACAGTTGCTTTAGCCTTTGCTGTGGGATTAACTTGTGCATTCACCAGTG GCAAGGTAATATTGGAGTCGGTCATATTGACGACATCAGTGGTGCTTAGCCTAACAGTGTACACATTCTGGGCAGCAAAGAGAGGCCATGATTTCAATTTTCTGGGACCATTCTTATTTGGTGCTCTCATTGTTCTCATGTTGTTTGCCTTCATCCAG TTTCTGTTTCCTTTGGGTAGGATCTCTGTGATGATCTATGGGTGTCTAGCCTCAATTTTATTCTGTGGATACATCGTTTATGATACAGACAACCTAATCAAGCGCTATACTTACGACGAGTATATCTGGGCTGCAGTTGCCTTGTATCTGGACGTTATCAATCTCTTCCTATCTATACTGACTATCTTCAGAGCTTCTGAAAGTTGA